From the Deinococcus aetherius genome, the window AGCAGCGTGAGCAGCGAGCCGGAAATCGACATCATGGCAAGGGCAGCGCCCCAGTACGTGCTGAACGCTTCACGTCGACGGGCGACGTGCTTAATCAGCAGGTTGCCGCTGCCCCAACTGGCGAACGGGGCGAGAATGGCAACCAGGGCGGTGACGGCAACAAACGCCCCGTACTCGCTGGCGCCCAGGCTGCGGGCGATGAGCAGAAAGTACAGGGCTTGCAGAACGGTACGGGCACTGAAACCGCCCATCATCCAGATCGTGTTCTTGATGAGGGGATGTTGGAAGTTCATGCGCTTAACGGGTTAACGAGGGCTGAAAGTAGGCGATGGTGGCGGTGATACCCGTGCTCAAGTCGGTTTGAGGCTGCCATTCCAACAATTCCCGTGCAATGGTAATGTCCGGCTTTCTTTGCTTGGGGTCGTCTTGCGGCATGGGCTCGAACACGATGTTCAGCGTGGGGTTAATACGGTCACGGATGATCTGGGCGAATTGCAGAATGCTGTACTCGTCAGGGTTGCCCAGATTCACCGGCTGGTGGTACGTCACCTGCATCAGACGCACGATGCCTTCCACGAGGTCGTCCACGAATTGAAAGCTGCGCGTTTGGCTGCCGTCGCCGTACACCGTGAGCGGTTTGCCCTCCAGCGCTTGATTAATGAAGTTCGTCACCACGCGCCCGTCGTCGGCGCGCATCCTCGGACCGTACGTGTTGAAAATGCGGATGATGCGGGTGTCGAGGCCCTTGTGGTGGTGGTACGCCATCGTGATGGCCTCCGCGTAGCGTTTGGCCTCGTCGTAGCAGGAGCGCGGGCCGTTGGGGTTCACATTTCCCCAGTACGTCTCAGGCTGCGGGTGGACGTGCGGGTCGCCGTACACCTCGCTGGTGCTGGCGAGCATGAACTTCGCGCCGTGCCGGTGGGCGAGGTCCAGCGCGTGCTGGGTGCCCTGCGCGCCCACCATCAGGGTTTCGATGGGGTGCTGCTGGTAGTGGGGCGGGCTGGCGGGCGAGGCGAAGTGCAGCACCCAGTCGAGCCCCGGTCCCCCGTAGGGAAGGCCGTGGCTCACGTCCGCCTGGATGAAGCGGAAGCCGGGGTGCGCCAGGAACAGTTCGGTGTTGCGCCTCTGCCCGCTGATGTAATTGTCGACGCCGACGAGTGTGTGCCCCTCCGCCAGGAAACGCTCGACGAGGTGGCTGCCGATAAAGCCCGCGCTACCCGTGATCAGGAGATTCAAACCAGCACCGCTTCCTTCTGAACCTGGACAGACTCACGGCCGATCTGCTCGACCTGGGCGGGCAGGGTCTCCCGCAGCATGTTGCGGGCGTCCACGACGAGGGGCTGCCGCATGGTGCCCACGAGGTCGCGCCAGTTGAGCAGGGCGTACTCCTCCCACTCGGTGGCGATGATGGCCGCGTCCGCACGGCGCAGGGCGGTCGCCGGGTCCGGGGCGGCAGTGTAGGTGAGGTGGCTCCACTCCCTCTCGGCGCGGGGCATCGCCACGGGGTCGTGGGCCAGGACGGTCGCGCCGAGCTGGTGCAGGCGCGCGATCAGGTCGTGGGCGGGCGCGTCGCGCAGGTCGTCCGTGTTCGGCTTGAAGGCCATGCCGAGCACCGCGATGCGCTTGCCCTTGAGGGACTTGAGGTGCCGCAGCAGCTTCTCGACCACGACGTTGCGCTGACGGTAGTTCACGTCGATGGCCGCCTGGAGGATCGGCATGGGGTAGGCGTGCTCCCGCCCGGCGCTGATCAGGCCCTGGGTGTCCTTGCCGAAGCAACTGCCACCCCAGCCCAGGCCCGCCTGGAGGAAGCGGTGGCCGATCCGCCCGTCGAGGCCGATCCCCGTCGTGACCTCTTGGATATCCGCCCCGACCCGCTCGCACAGGCCCGCGATCTCGTTGGCGAAGCTGATCTTGAGGGCCAGGAAGGCGTTGGCGGCGTACTTGATCATCTCGGCGCTTTGCAGAGTCGTCCTGACCACGGCGGGCCGGGAGTAGCTGTCCGGGCGCCCGATGCCCTGGGGGGCAGTGAAGGACTGCTCGATCAGCGGACCGTACAGCCGGGCCAGGACCTCGACCGCCTCTGGATGGCCGCCCAGCACGATGCGGTCCGGGTAGAGGCTGTCGGCGAGGGCCGTGCCCTCCCGCAGGAACTCCGGGTTGCTCGCGACCCGGTGGCGGGTCTCGTCGAACTGGGGGGCGTGGTCTTCGAGCAGGCGCTGGAGGAAGTCGCCGGTGCCGATGGGAACGGTGCTCTTGTTGACGATCACCTGGGGGCGGTCTCCCAGGTAGGCCGCGATGCTGCGCGCCGCGCCGGTGACGTAGCGCAGGTCGGGCGTGCCGTCGGGTCCGGGGGGCGTGCCGACACAGATGAAAATGACGTCGGCCTCGGCGACGGCCTGGTAATCCGTCGTCCAGGTGATCCGGTCCTCCTGGCTCGCCAGCAGCAGGTCCAGCCCCGGCTCGTGGATGGGAACCACGCCCCGCTGCAACTGGGCGATCTTGTCGGGATCGATGTCGATTCCCGTGACCCGGTAACCAAGGTGGGCGAGCAGCCCGGCCGTCCCCAGACCCACGTACCCGGTGCCCACGACAGCAATACGACTGGGAACATGACTTCTCATTCAAAAGCCTCCTCTTCACCCGTCCCTTCGGGCCGCTGGACGACCGGAGGGGGACGTGTGCCTGTGCGTGCTGCCGTCGCCATCACCCCTGACGGAGGGTGAGTCGTCGGGTTTCGACGAAAATCGAATTTCAGAGCCTAGCGTTGTCGGAAGGGGTGCCGGGGTGAGATAGGTGAAAACTCCTTAAGGAGTACCAACGTTCCAACCACCGCAAAAGGAGTCTAAATACGACCTTAAAGTTTCGCTAACGGATACTTCACAAGAGGTGATGGGGGTATTCCCGGGGCCCAACGGGGGTATTCGGTGGCTGCTTGGGGGAGTGTGAGCGCTTCGCCTCAAACCAACGCCCCCTGAGTTGTGTGTTCCAACAACCGCGCACGGCTTGAAGGTGAGGGGGCACCAAGACTCAGTGTGAGGACTTGGTGTGAGGCCGCCCCCTTAATGTGCTTGAACGAACGACGGAAACGGGTCGACCAGGCGAGAGAGCGTTCCACTTGCCCACGTACACGTTCCCCTCGCGGCTGCCACGACCATACCCGCGAGAGCAACTCCTCCCGCGAGCAGTCCCGTTCCGGCCGAAGGTCGAAGCCTTCCAACAACTCGAACTCCCCGGCGTGAGGGGGACGCTCGCTCCGGCGGCGCCCGTTAGCTGACGCCACAGCAGGGGCCGCCGGAAGCCACCCGGCAGGGAGACCACGTTGCTGGGCCGTCCCGCCGAGCGGTGAGTCAGAGCTGAGAGGCGCGAGCGCCCCTTGCGGGAATCGAAGGGAAGACTCCCTGAGTCGTCCCCGCCGACATAGCGCTCAGGCTGGCGTGACCTCCTCGACGCTGTGCCCGGATTCTCGAAGGCCAGCGGTGATCAGTGGCCATGAACGCTGGTCGTCTTCCGCAGACAGGAGGCGCATGACAGCAGTGGGGAAAGCGCACGGGGGTGACCCCGTTCCCGCCATCCTCGACAGCCCTCCAGGTGGGGTCCTTGTGCACACCCAGGCAGGGGCGGGCTCCTGTCCTGCCTCGCGCCGTGGCGCCTCATGGCCGCGACCCTCACTCTGGGCCTCACAGACGTCCCCGGGCGCCGGGGGCCAGGACGCGTGCTGGGAACGTGGGCAGTCCCGACGGCTCCGGCCTGACCCGTTCATCCTTCAGCGGCCCTACCGCCGCTCGCCGTGACCCAGGAGGGCGGCGAGCGGGCGGGTCACCGGGAACTCGGCGAGCAGCAGCGCGATCCCCGCCGTGAGCGGCACTGCGATGAGGGCACCACCTACTCCCCACAGCCAGCCCCAGAACACCACCGAGACGGCCACCACGGTCGTCGAGAGCCCCAGTTGCCCGCCCTGGAGCAGCGGGTTCACGAAGCTGCCGATCCCGATCTGGATCACGCCGAGGCCGATCAGGACGAGCACGCCCTGCGCGGCGCTCCCGAACACGAACGCGAACAGGGTCGGCGGCAGGACCGCCAGGATCGAGCCGACGGTCGGGAAGAACTCCAGCACGAGGGTCAGCACGCCCCACACGAACGCGAGGGGCACCCCGACGATGAGGAGGAACAGCCAGGACAGCACGGCGGCGAGGGCTCCCGTCAGGGCCTGCACCCACACGAAGCGCTCGAACTCGCCCGACATCCGGTGAAAGGCGTCCGCGACCCGCGAGCCGTCCTGCACCCCGAAGGCGCGGGTGACCCGGGCGCGGATAGCGTCCGCCTCCAGCAGCAGCAGCGCGAGGAACACCACGATCAGCAGCAGGAGACTGCCCGCCGAGAACAGCGCGCCCACTCCCTGGAAGGCCGCGCTCAGCAGACTGGACGAGGAGGGGGTACCCGAGGAGAGGTGCTCGGGCAGCCGGACGCCCAGCCCTTGCAGGTGGTCACGGTAGCGGGGCCACTCGTCCGCGACCGCCGAGGCGCCGTAGCCGACCCCGGCGGCGAGCAGCCCCAGGAACAGCAGGAAGACCAAGACCACGAGCGTAACGCCCGCCCACCTGGGCACGAGAACCTCCAGGCGCCGTTGCAGGGGCCGGAACAGCACGGCGAGCACGCCGGCGAAGGCGACCGGCAGGGTCACGGGTTGCGAGACGTGTAAAGCTCCCAGGACGGCGACGACTGCGATCAGGGCGAGCAGGGGGCGCAGGGCAGCGGTATTCATACACCTCCTGGAAGCATGACAGTTCCGTGGTGGGGAGGTTCAGGGCGCACCAACTTCACCGCCCGTTGCTGCCCGGTCGCCCCGGCACATGGTCCTCGAGACGGGCCTGGCTGCCGCGAGCCAATTCAGCGCGCGGCAGCCTGAGAGGGAAGCTGGCGGTTTTGCGAGGACGAGTTGCCTATCCTGACGGCAGGATGGGCGGCGATCACCTCCATGCCGTCCTGCCCCGTCGTGCTCGCGCTGCAGGCGGAGCTGGTTATGCACCTGCACCTCGATATCGCTGGCGTCCGCCCCGTGCTCGTCTTCCAGGGCGGTACCGACCTCCTCGCGGATGCGGTCGTCGCTGCGCCGGTCCCCCTTGGGGCCCTTGCCCCGGGAGCCCGTCACGCCCGACCGGCCGGAGCCCGCGTGCTCAGGGAGGGGTGAGGTCCCCGGGCAGCAGGACGGTGTCGATGACGTAAATCAGCCCGTTGCACGCCCTGAGGGCCTGGTCCCCGGCATGTGCGTTGTTGACGACGACGTGTGACCCCAGCGGCCGCACGTCGAGCGGGACGCCCGCGAGGGTGGTGGGCGTCCGGATCACGTCCAGTTCCTGCAAGTTCACACGGCCCTTGACGATGTGATAACTCAGCAGCCGCGAGAGGGCGACCCGGTCGTTGCGGAGAAGTTGCTGGCGCCCTGCGGGAACGCGGGCGAAAGCGTTGTTGGTGGGCGCGAAGAGGGTGTAGACCGCCGGTCCGTTCACCACCGTGATCAGCCCGGAGGTGCGCAGGGCCTCCTGGAAGCGGCTGAGCTGCGGGTTGTTCGTCAGCAGGACACCCAGCGGCTGGCAGGCCACCGGGGCCGCCCCACCACCGGCGAGGGCTACCTGGGCACCGCCCAGCGCGAGGCTGAGGCTCAGGGCACGGAGAATAGAATTCATCAGGGCTCCTTTCCCGGCTGATGGGTGGCCCTTCGGCGTCCCGGTCAGCCTGTTCGGGTCTCTCCCGACATGGCCGGTTTCCCCGGCGGGGCGCCGGAGAGGCCGTGAGGGGCGGCGGGCGATTCAGTCCGGCGAGTCAGTACGGCGGAGGAGGGAGGTACCCGGCCACCCAGAAGGGCGGGGTCCCGTAGTAGCCGTAGTACGGCTCCCAGAAGTCGCGGTTCGGCCGCACGATCAGGTCAGGGTCGTACCTGGGCGAGTTCACCACGCGCTCGCGGGTCTGGTCGACGTGGACCTCGTCCCGGGTCACCCGGGTGACGGCCTCCACCGGAAGCAGGAAGTGCCGCTCGCCCAGGCCCAGGAAGCCGCCCGCGCCGACTTGCAGCATCCGAACCCTTTTCTCGCGCGGATCGACGAACAGCGCGCTCACGTGGCCGATCTCGTCGCCGTGCCGGTCGACCACCTTGCGGTCGCGGATGTCCTCCCCCTGCTGGGAGAGCGTGAGGTCGGTGTCGCTCAGCCGTATGAGCACGTGGTCCCCGGTGTCCTGCGTCATGGCTGCCTCCTTGACCGGGCATGGGGGGAGCGGCGGGCGGCCTGCCCAGGGTGGGCGTGGACGGGCCGGTACGACGGAGCCCGGTCCGGCATGAAGAGCGGCACGTCGGGGGCCTCCCCCACCCGCGCGAGCGCCCGGACGAGCCGGAAGAGGGTCTGGCGGAAGGAAAGCCCGGTCACGGCGGTCTCCTTTCTGCCCACCGGGACGGCGGGGCGGAGGCTGAAGGGTGAGGGGCGTGCCTGTGGCCGGTTCCGGGGCGGCCCGCCTGTTCGGCCACCGGGGCGCATCTCACCCCAGGTCGCCCGGGGACGCCCGCGCCATGTGGGCGAAGAACACGTCCGCCCGCGCCGAGACGTGCAGGGCCTCGTCCCCCTGAAAGGACGCGTGTTCCGCCGGGACGTAGACGAGTCGCGTCGGGGCGTCGCTCGACGCCACCTCGTATCCGGCCACCCGGGTGGAGTCCGGGTCGTAGTGCAGGTCGTGGATGACGCCGAGCGGGACGCCGTCGCTGCTGACGAGAGGGGTTCGGCCCAGGTGCGGGCCGTGCTTGTGCGCGAACCTGACCCTCGGCAACCGGCCGATGGGGGCCAGGTCGTCGCGGGCAGTCACGACCACCTCGGCGGACCTCAGCTCGAAGACCGACTCGAAGGGCAGCACGAGGTCATCGGCTGCGGGCGGAGCCGGGCGGACGAGGAGCGCGAGCACCTTGACCTCGGCCGGATCGATGATGACGTCTTTCACCTGCCCGAGCCGCCCGTCGCCGCGCTCGACGACGGCCTTGCCGATCAGTTCCAGGGTGGTAGGCACGTGGCCCTCCGAAGGAAGATTCCGCGAGCCGCGAAGGTCCAAACCGGCGACACGGCGAAGTGGGGGCGCCGGGCATCACCCGGTCCGTCCACCCCGACGGTACGCGGGGAAACTGTGGCCCACCTGTTCCGAAACTGAGCCAGAGCTGAGGCCTGCCGTGCCGTCCTCCCGGTGCGGCCACGACGCGGCGCGGGAGGGTCTTGCCGGGCAGCTTGAGGTGACGGGCAGATCGAGGCGCTTCCCGGCAGAGAGGCGCGATCAGGGAGGGGACGAAGGGCCCACTCACACAGGTTCCCGGACGCGCGTCCTCCGGGTGAAGGGGTGCCTGTGCCGGAGCGGGGCGTTCCTCGCCGGACCACGCCTGTCTTCCTCCCGCGTGCCCGGGGAGAACCGGCCCTGTCGGGCGGTCTTGCCCGCGTCCGCCGCCGTGGAGGTCACGGCCGGGCAGGTGAAGCAACGCGAGACGGGGCCGACGGACCCACGGTCATCCACGGGGCTGGGGGCCGGTTGAGGGCCGCCTCGCCTTCTCCGGGGTGGAGACTGCGACGACACATGGCGGTGGAGGACGACAACTCGGGTGTGACCGCGCCGCGGCGCGGCTTCACGCAGGGGGACGGCGGCCCCGTCTCGCCGGGGCCAGGGCACCCGACCTGTCGATTCCGCCGATGTCCTTGCCGGAAGTCCCGGCCCGGACACAACGGCTCGCCGGAAGACACGTGACGCCACCGGACCCCCGCCACTGGCTTCCTTTCCCCGGCGAAGGTGGGGCGGACCCCGGCCTATTGTCTTTGCCCGTGGAGGTGCCCCGGAGTCCCGGAGACGTGAATCGGTGCCAGCGCGCCGCCATCCCCCCAGGAGCGTGACCTGTCGCCAGTCGCACCCACACGAGCAGGGGTTGGTCGGCTCGCGGACCTCCAGGGTCCGATGAGCCTCAGCCGGGGCTCAGCCTGCCGACAGTCCCAACTCAGCCTGACCGCCTAGCGTAAGCACGGGTTGTTGCGGGAGCGTACGTGGTGATCCTTCTTCTCCCTGCCCCGGAGGTCCCCATGCTGACCCTTCAGGAGGTGGACGGTCCGCCCGTCATTCGGCGCGGCGGCACTCCGTCCCGGAAAATCGCCGAGACGGTCGTCGTGCCCCAGCGGGGAGAAGTGCTCGGCCTGTCGCCCGGCGAGGCATCCTGCGGGGCACGACCTTTCACGGTGCCCCCTGAGGTGGTGTTCGGCCTCCTCACTGTTCGGAAGAGGGCCACCGCAAGGCCGGGCGGTCTGACTCTGGATGAGTCCACCCCCAGAGTTCACCCGAGAAAATCGGTCCTGCCGACGCTTCCTCCCGCTCTCCGCCGCGCAGTCCGTGGGGGTGGAAGTCCTCTGCCCCTCCCAGTCGAGGCGGGTGCCTGCTCAACCTCTCCACGAATCAAGCCAGTCTCGTTCCGGGCAAGGTCGCGCGCTGCGAGAAGGGTGGCCCTTTCCCCGACGGGTGACCGTCCCTCACCCCGGGTTCGGCCGGACAGGAACGGGTGGACCTGTCGCCGGGGCTCGGTTCGTGCCCGACCTTCCCCGGGCCGAGCCCACAGCCTGAACGGTCAGAGGAGACCCGTGCTGCTCACGCACCCCACAGGACAGAGCCCCGGCTGCCGCGAACCGCTGGAGCCGGAAATTCCGGCTCACCCCGGACACCGACTCCCTTGCCACCCCACGGAGCGTCCCCACCTCACCCCCAGGAGCATGAAGATGAGCGACACCGAGCCCCTAAATTCCGTCCAGCCGATCAAGTCCCTCGACCAAATCGAACGGGAGACGGGCGGCGCCGCGACCCCCGTCACACCCGTCGATACCCGGGAGGGTGAGGACCGGTCGTTCCTCGGGGCGCTCGTTGCCCCGTTCATCGGGACGGCGGAAGGCGACAGGCCCGACCCGACGACCGCGCCACCCAGCGAGACCACGGAGAACTCGGAGGGTTGAGGCTTCCCCACGTCGTCGAAGCGGACGGAGGCCACGGCCGCGAGACAACGGGAACCCGGGCTCCGTGCCTCACCCGCGCCCGGGTTCCCGGAGGTTTTTCTTGGGGCCGAAGGGACGGTCGATTGCCCGCGCGGCTTGGTGCAGTCATCCGCCCCTGCGCCCTGACCGGCGGCAGATGGGAGACCAGCGTCCGGCTCTCGGGGAACGGTGTGGGTCCCCCGCTCCTGACGGACTGGAAGAGACGCCGCCTCGCGGCCCAGGGTCCAGCTTCTCCCACCTGCCGTCCTCCCGCCATCCACCTCGGAGGTTTCCCCATGCGTTTCCTGCCCCTCGCCGCCCTGCTGCTGCTGGCGCCCGTCGCCGCCCAGACGACCGGGGAGCGCCTGCTCTCCGGCACGACCTTCGAATTGCCCTGGGGGATCTACCAGGGCGGCCTGACCAACCTCTACGACGGCGAGACCCGCCTGCGCCTGAGTGCCCCGCAGGGCGTCCGCGTCCTGGGCACCCGCTACAACCCGGAAACCCACGGGGCGCTGGTCGCGTACCGTGGCACCCTGTCTCCCCGCGAGGCGCTGGCCTTCGCGGTGAATCAACTTCAGCGTCAGGGCTTCGAGCTGACCATCCGCGCCTACCCCGACCCCGGACAGGCCCGGGCCCTGCTGCGCCGCAACGAGCTCCTGATGGAGGTGAGGATCACGCGGGGCGACCAGGGGGTGACCCGGGCGCTGTACCTCTTCCGCAACGGAGAACTCCCCGAGCGCCTGCTCGTCGACCAGGCCCCGGACTTCCTGCGGGTGTATGCCGCCCCGGTCGATCTCCAGACGGTGCAGGTCGAGCGAGGGCGCGTCATCCTGACCCCGCCCGGGGACGTGCTGATCGACGTGACCAGTTACCGGGATGGGGTCGCCAGCCTGCAGTTCTACGGTAACTTCTCCCTGGAGCAGCTCAAGGACTTCTACCTGCCCTTCTTCAAGGCCCAGGGGTTTGTGGAGATCGGAACGGTTCGGGAGGACGACCGGGAAGTTTCCTTCCAGTTCGGGCGGGGCGACGAGCGGCTGACAGTGGAACTTGAGGCGGAGACGACCGACGCGGCCCGCGTGGACCTGCGTTACGGGCGCTGAGCCCAGGGCCGCCGGCCCGGCCTGTCAGCGAGGACCCGGCTCGTGGCGCAGCACCTGCCCGCGCGCCAGCCGCCCGGCGTCATGCCGCCTGAGCAGCAGCAGGTCGGCGACGGCGGCCCGACTGGGGCCGCGCCAGTGGTCCCGGACCTCCTCCCCGTCAACATCGCCATCTTGCTCCTCGCCGTGTGGTGATTCGTCTCGATTCGGTATGAACAGCGCGTTTACGACCAGAACAAGCCCTGACCTTCCCGAAATCGGCAGGGCGCTCCGTCCGTTTGCCACGGCTGAGGGTTGGAAAGGCATTTCGTTGGCGTGGCCCCTGCTCCCCCACGCGGGCGGGCTACATTCCGTGTCCACGCCGTTCCTTCTCCTTCTCACCCGCCTGCCTGGCGACCGCAAAGGCGTGGCGCCCGTTCCTCCCATCCTCCTCCTCCTGCAGGGCACGGTTGAACGTCTTTAACAACGCCTCGTTCTGACCGTCGTTGGACTGACCCACCCGCGACTACGGTAGATCAGCCATGCACTCCTCCGGCTTCCAGGCTTTGTGCGCTTCATCCTGGGTCGCGTTCGCAGGGGAACAGCACGTTCACTTGCGAACGCTCCGTGGAGGAGCACTTCGACGGGTCGCCTCGCCTCAGCCCCCCCTCAGCTTCGGGACAGGGAGGCCACAGCTTCTCCACGTACCCTCTCAAGCAGAGGGCGCTGGAAGTCT encodes:
- a CDS encoding UDP-glucuronic acid decarboxylase family protein, which produces MNLLITGSAGFIGSHLVERFLAEGHTLVGVDNYISGQRRNTELFLAHPGFRFIQADVSHGLPYGGPGLDWVLHFASPASPPHYQQHPIETLMVGAQGTQHALDLAHRHGAKFMLASTSEVYGDPHVHPQPETYWGNVNPNGPRSCYDEAKRYAEAITMAYHHHKGLDTRIIRIFNTYGPRMRADDGRVVTNFINQALEGKPLTVYGDGSQTRSFQFVDDLVEGIVRLMQVTYHQPVNLGNPDEYSILQFAQIIRDRINPTLNIVFEPMPQDDPKQRKPDITIARELLEWQPQTDLSTGITATIAYFQPSLTR
- a CDS encoding UDP-glucose dehydrogenase family protein, whose product is MRSHVPSRIAVVGTGYVGLGTAGLLAHLGYRVTGIDIDPDKIAQLQRGVVPIHEPGLDLLLASQEDRITWTTDYQAVAEADVIFICVGTPPGPDGTPDLRYVTGAARSIAAYLGDRPQVIVNKSTVPIGTGDFLQRLLEDHAPQFDETRHRVASNPEFLREGTALADSLYPDRIVLGGHPEAVEVLARLYGPLIEQSFTAPQGIGRPDSYSRPAVVRTTLQSAEMIKYAANAFLALKISFANEIAGLCERVGADIQEVTTGIGLDGRIGHRFLQAGLGWGGSCFGKDTQGLISAGREHAYPMPILQAAIDVNYRQRNVVVEKLLRHLKSLKGKRIAVLGMAFKPNTDDLRDAPAHDLIARLHQLGATVLAHDPVAMPRAEREWSHLTYTAAPDPATALRRADAAIIATEWEEYALLNWRDLVGTMRQPLVVDARNMLRETLPAQVEQIGRESVQVQKEAVLV
- a CDS encoding AI-2E family transporter encodes the protein MNTAALRPLLALIAVVAVLGALHVSQPVTLPVAFAGVLAVLFRPLQRRLEVLVPRWAGVTLVVLVFLLFLGLLAAGVGYGASAVADEWPRYRDHLQGLGVRLPEHLSSGTPSSSSLLSAAFQGVGALFSAGSLLLLIVVFLALLLLEADAIRARVTRAFGVQDGSRVADAFHRMSGEFERFVWVQALTGALAAVLSWLFLLIVGVPLAFVWGVLTLVLEFFPTVGSILAVLPPTLFAFVFGSAAQGVLVLIGLGVIQIGIGSFVNPLLQGGQLGLSTTVVAVSVVFWGWLWGVGGALIAVPLTAGIALLLAEFPVTRPLAALLGHGERR
- a CDS encoding fasciclin domain-containing protein, translating into MNSILRALSLSLALGGAQVALAGGGAAPVACQPLGVLLTNNPQLSRFQEALRTSGLITVVNGPAVYTLFAPTNNAFARVPAGRQQLLRNDRVALSRLLSYHIVKGRVNLQELDVIRTPTTLAGVPLDVRPLGSHVVVNNAHAGDQALRACNGLIYVIDTVLLPGDLTPP
- a CDS encoding PRC-barrel domain-containing protein, encoding MTQDTGDHVLIRLSDTDLTLSQQGEDIRDRKVVDRHGDEIGHVSALFVDPREKRVRMLQVGAGGFLGLGERHFLLPVEAVTRVTRDEVHVDQTRERVVNSPRYDPDLIVRPNRDFWEPYYGYYGTPPFWVAGYLPPPPY
- a CDS encoding PRC-barrel domain-containing protein gives rise to the protein MPTTLELIGKAVVERGDGRLGQVKDVIIDPAEVKVLALLVRPAPPAADDLVLPFESVFELRSAEVVVTARDDLAPIGRLPRVRFAHKHGPHLGRTPLVSSDGVPLGVIHDLHYDPDSTRVAGYEVASSDAPTRLVYVPAEHASFQGDEALHVSARADVFFAHMARASPGDLG